From a single Flavobacterium sp. genomic region:
- a CDS encoding PKD domain-containing protein, with product MSKQLFRVRQKIFFVLILASFLLLGSAKGYSQTNSGIAISWDKEVGCQTYNYDDRKKVFIEDIGESDCIRMCEQSVVHYTLTNLPAGATTTWSVGGGTLSNATNTSCTVSWGVVGTGSVSFTIVSGSTILSKTLCIEKIVIPSALFEIAPLHQYTPDDNIYLCRDQVINFINLSSANNGTSLISYHWVFKNNTTGTFTTSSEFQPSVAFTEDGEYKAILTVTNACNCTSEYVLKFKVKGRGFEISCPTVICEGQSSIYSLPFDGMDICHEHFNWTVNGGRVISEGGGNIEVLWDAVDSNGFGYVTFYPMDCRLDCLEPSTIKVPVIQTQGTIQGPTDICYKGQGRYKLPQWPTTDIQWEIVGNVNNDLGEIILTDQRNEVIVTPYTMGTITLRATYINTLLHCGGEAEFEILISRPLEITGEQFVCQNNSSVYTTNDGIPVQWNLRTNTGVTIYSASNSTTFSYTFNQSGSYILTATGAGYCAGEQKIITVIAKPSVPNGIDGTPIVCPNSPYTYSVQNPNPQANYVWSITNGTFLGSNVGNQVNVTFTGALPPSIEVRSEVYVPVACHSAPVVLPVTIQEINAEIVGAQTTVCANSVSTFQLNNLGLSTLYTDYDNVVWSISVPSLGSVSVGQNTTQISVNWNHTTITTPVTLTATITKCTLTEIVSIPITILGIPEISISGDTTICSGQGASFSITSLGYTFNPTTQVIWNFGYGDVIGTLNQNFTFSNTGTTNLLMPVTAYIVNPNGCTGTTNIANFNILVLPSPVATASLSSTHGNVFCSKYDINATLTAATGSASTIQWYFNDVTHPIPVSNGGHSTTLTIGMSNNLGFGNYFFIATYSNNCTYTSNSQYIIQKCGPPDFCELSPAPEINNNSNNQCGVITLTGTANPSPVQENFTVIGPINYSSVPQGFSFAATPGIYHIFYNTFYMCEGELSELKTYKKITVPYVAKLSHASSCGDDNTFNVTLFDQTSYYAAATGLTHSFEYSYNGGAWQPTSATLTNIPAGNYQFKIKVNGFVDGNAQPQCEYIITVSLQPIPDLDIVLLSDLDCHDSPVRFGLTGSGLFSITSFLWDFDDNGAQNTMSEPTRVFTNTGDHDVKVTVKNASGCQRTFVLDNPIIVPEPCFGGDITTTTATVCMGNVVTMHYVPSSTLSECTATQYQWMNGNTVVATTTVPTWSTSVNGVYWVRLKSALNCTYDTPSRVVPQFITPPSIKVIGATTLCVGDDFSLQAITSAIELTWTLDGVIQTAWNNQLTPVFTGLTVGNHNLEIIASDQVCSQSTTVVLSVVQPPQHVTITPQLISCTPYLIKLTATAVGGSTFNWSNGATGSTIIVTEGGPYKVTATAGGCSASTQLDLPKNPENYIWIFPTGCYTDCSTETNYLIGPNLPLNEWSWNKDAQSDTHGSESFADPYTLIKDGDYTLTINTGNCSLESEPLHYSTTKCDQCKIERLEIKEIKQNETPYCSYTYTLVIYSGFPFPYQVTLSDETHQVVLIPSTFTLQPGQNVIPITVIPQSPFNGGVLTWILQGTLPYKEGYELCITKFAVDVAGCDSTGKMASVDKNEVNSNLTSFSLYPNPAVTAVTLSYSLELEGATLEIYDLTGRSITKKALSSADKEVTLAIDSYPAGMYMFVVKQGDAILWQHKLIIK from the coding sequence ATGAGTAAACAACTCTTTAGAGTCAGACAAAAAATATTTTTTGTTTTAATCTTAGCTTCCTTTTTGCTATTGGGAAGTGCAAAAGGATATTCCCAAACTAATAGCGGAATTGCTATTTCTTGGGACAAAGAAGTAGGCTGCCAAACCTATAATTATGATGATAGAAAAAAAGTCTTTATAGAAGATATAGGCGAATCTGATTGCATCCGAATGTGTGAGCAAAGTGTCGTTCACTATACTTTGACTAATTTACCAGCTGGTGCTACCACCACTTGGAGTGTTGGGGGTGGTACTCTTTCCAATGCTACCAACACTTCATGTACTGTGAGTTGGGGCGTAGTTGGAACTGGCTCTGTATCGTTTACAATTGTATCTGGAAGTACGATTTTATCCAAAACTTTATGTATAGAGAAAATTGTTATTCCGTCCGCATTGTTTGAGATTGCTCCATTGCACCAATACACGCCTGATGATAACATTTATCTTTGTAGGGATCAAGTTATCAACTTTATTAATCTTTCGTCTGCTAATAATGGTACTAGTTTAATTAGTTATCATTGGGTTTTTAAGAATAATACAACAGGTACTTTTACAACCTCTTCTGAGTTTCAACCGTCGGTTGCATTTACAGAAGATGGTGAATATAAGGCCATTTTGACTGTTACTAATGCATGTAATTGTACGAGTGAATATGTATTAAAATTTAAAGTGAAAGGAAGAGGTTTCGAAATTTCATGTCCTACTGTTATTTGTGAGGGGCAATCCTCAATTTATTCTCTACCGTTTGATGGGATGGATATTTGTCATGAGCACTTTAACTGGACCGTAAATGGTGGTCGGGTTATATCTGAAGGTGGTGGTAATATTGAGGTTTTATGGGATGCTGTTGATTCGAATGGTTTTGGCTATGTTACTTTTTACCCAATGGATTGTCGTTTAGATTGCCTAGAGCCAAGTACTATTAAGGTCCCTGTAATACAGACACAGGGAACCATACAAGGTCCTACCGATATCTGTTATAAAGGGCAGGGGAGGTATAAATTACCTCAATGGCCTACCACAGACATTCAATGGGAAATTGTTGGCAATGTAAATAATGATTTAGGTGAAATTATATTAACTGACCAGCGTAATGAAGTAATTGTTACTCCCTATACAATGGGAACTATTACTTTACGTGCTACTTATATCAATACTTTATTGCATTGTGGAGGTGAAGCGGAATTTGAAATTTTAATTTCTAGACCTTTAGAGATTACTGGAGAACAATTTGTATGTCAGAATAATTCCTCTGTATATACTACAAATGATGGGATTCCTGTGCAATGGAATTTAAGAACTAATACGGGTGTAACTATCTATTCTGCATCGAATAGTACAACATTTTCCTATACTTTTAATCAAAGTGGTTCTTATATTTTGACAGCTACTGGTGCAGGCTATTGTGCAGGTGAACAGAAAATTATTACTGTTATTGCAAAGCCTAGTGTGCCTAATGGCATCGATGGTACCCCTATAGTATGTCCGAATAGTCCCTATACTTATAGTGTTCAAAATCCTAACCCTCAAGCAAATTATGTATGGAGTATCACAAATGGAACCTTTTTAGGTTCCAATGTTGGCAATCAAGTTAATGTTACTTTTACTGGGGCATTGCCTCCTAGTATTGAGGTTAGAAGCGAAGTCTATGTACCTGTTGCTTGTCATTCAGCCCCTGTAGTTTTACCAGTTACTATTCAAGAAATTAATGCTGAAATTGTAGGAGCCCAGACAACTGTTTGTGCCAATTCGGTAAGTACGTTTCAATTGAATAATTTAGGGCTTTCAACCTTATATACCGATTATGACAATGTTGTATGGAGTATCTCAGTTCCTTCATTAGGGAGTGTTTCTGTTGGCCAAAATACCACTCAAATTAGTGTCAATTGGAACCACACCACCATTACCACTCCAGTTACCTTGACTGCTACTATAACTAAATGTACTCTCACGGAAATCGTTTCTATACCTATAACCATTTTAGGTATTCCTGAAATTAGCATTTCGGGAGATACCACCATTTGTAGTGGTCAAGGAGCCTCTTTTTCAATAACTTCTTTGGGCTATACTTTTAATCCAACCACCCAAGTTATTTGGAATTTTGGATATGGCGATGTAATAGGAACTTTAAATCAGAATTTTACGTTTAGTAATACTGGTACAACCAATCTTTTAATGCCTGTAACTGCCTATATTGTAAATCCTAATGGCTGTACAGGTACTACAAATATTGCAAATTTTAATATTTTAGTTTTACCTAGTCCAGTGGCAACTGCTTCGTTATCTAGTACCCATGGTAATGTATTTTGTAGTAAATATGATATTAATGCCACATTGACAGCTGCTACAGGTTCTGCTTCAACCATTCAATGGTATTTTAATGATGTTACTCATCCAATCCCTGTTTCAAACGGTGGGCATAGTACAACACTTACTATAGGGATGAGTAATAATTTGGGCTTTGGAAACTATTTCTTTATTGCTACTTATAGTAATAATTGTACATACACTTCAAATTCTCAATATATCATTCAAAAATGTGGACCACCTGATTTTTGTGAATTAAGTCCAGCACCAGAAATTAACAATAATTCGAATAATCAATGTGGAGTTATAACCTTAACAGGAACAGCCAATCCTTCTCCTGTACAAGAGAATTTTACAGTTATAGGTCCTATTAATTATTCTTCTGTTCCGCAAGGATTTTCATTTGCGGCTACTCCTGGAATTTATCACATCTTTTATAATACTTTTTATATGTGTGAAGGTGAACTTTCGGAGTTAAAAACCTATAAAAAAATTACGGTGCCTTATGTCGCTAAGCTTTCGCATGCTTCTTCTTGTGGTGACGACAACACTTTTAATGTAACCTTATTTGACCAAACCAGCTATTATGCGGCGGCAACAGGACTTACTCATTCTTTTGAATACAGTTATAATGGAGGTGCTTGGCAACCTACTTCTGCTACCTTAACCAATATTCCTGCGGGAAATTATCAATTTAAAATTAAGGTAAATGGATTTGTTGATGGTAATGCACAACCGCAATGTGAATATATAATTACCGTTAGTTTACAACCTATTCCTGATTTGGATATAGTTTTGTTGTCAGATTTAGATTGCCATGATTCGCCAGTGAGGTTTGGATTAACAGGGTCTGGATTATTTTCCATAACTTCTTTTTTATGGGATTTTGATGATAATGGTGCACAAAACACCATGTCAGAGCCTACCCGTGTATTTACTAATACTGGGGATCATGATGTTAAAGTTACGGTTAAAAATGCTTCGGGTTGTCAACGCACTTTTGTTCTTGATAATCCAATTATTGTCCCTGAGCCTTGTTTTGGAGGTGATATTACTACTACTACTGCTACCGTTTGTATGGGTAATGTAGTTACTATGCATTATGTACCTAGTAGTACCTTAAGTGAATGTACCGCTACTCAATATCAATGGATGAATGGCAATACTGTTGTTGCCACTACAACAGTTCCTACTTGGAGCACTAGTGTAAACGGTGTTTATTGGGTGCGATTAAAAAGTGCACTGAATTGTACTTATGATACTCCATCTCGAGTAGTTCCACAATTTATTACTCCTCCTAGTATTAAGGTTATTGGCGCTACTACTTTATGTGTAGGAGACGATTTTTCATTGCAAGCGATTACTAGTGCTATTGAACTCACATGGACATTAGACGGTGTAATACAAACTGCTTGGAATAATCAATTGACTCCTGTATTCACTGGTTTAACTGTAGGAAATCATAACTTAGAGATTATTGCATCCGATCAAGTTTGTAGTCAATCTACAACTGTTGTATTATCAGTTGTACAACCACCACAGCATGTAACTATAACCCCTCAACTTATTAGTTGTACTCCTTATCTTATCAAACTTACGGCAACAGCTGTTGGAGGTTCTACTTTTAATTGGTCGAATGGAGCTACAGGATCTACTATAATTGTAACCGAAGGAGGTCCTTATAAAGTAACTGCTACAGCAGGTGGTTGTAGTGCGTCGACTCAACTAGATTTACCCAAAAATCCTGAGAATTATATTTGGATTTTCCCTACAGGCTGTTATACGGACTGTTCTACTGAGACTAATTATTTGATTGGGCCTAATTTACCTTTAAATGAATGGAGTTGGAATAAGGATGCGCAATCGGATACTCATGGTTCGGAATCATTTGCTGATCCTTATACCTTAATAAAGGATGGTGATTATACTCTAACTATTAATACAGGGAACTGTTCCTTGGAATCGGAACCTTTACATTATTCTACTACAAAATGTGATCAATGTAAAATAGAGCGATTGGAAATTAAGGAAATTAAACAAAATGAAACACCTTATTGTTCTTATACGTATACCCTTGTGATTTATAGTGGTTTTCCGTTCCCCTATCAAGTAACATTGAGTGATGAGACCCATCAGGTAGTACTAATTCCTTCTACGTTTACTTTACAGCCAGGGCAGAACGTAATTCCGATTACTGTAATTCCCCAAAGTCCTTTTAACGGAGGCGTATTGACTTGGATTTTGCAAGGAACTTTACCTTATAAGGAAGGTTATGAATTGTGTATCACTAAATTTGCTGTTGATGTTGCAGGATGTGATTCTACTGGAAAAATGGCTAGTGTAGATAAGAATGAAGTTAATTCTAACCTAACTAGTTTTAGTCTTTATCCTAATCCTGCTGTCACAGCCGTAACCCTTTCTTACTCTCTAGAATTAGAAGGTGCAACGCTTGAAATTTATGATTTGACGGGTAGAAGTATTACTAAAAAAGCCTTATCTTCGGCTGATAAGGAAGTCACTTTAGCGATTGACTCTTATCCTGCAGGTATGTATATGTTTGTTGTAAAACAAGGAGATGCTATCTTATGGCAACACAAGTTAATTATTAAATAG
- a CDS encoding T9SS type A sorting domain-containing protein, producing the protein MLKKITLFFLWVSASTYGQCFDGFQIGSYHVVSIKSNGTLWGWGESDAGNLGNTNSINSFSFQIGSSTDWLKVSAGAYNTFIIKNNGTLWAMGDGRYGLLGNGSTTTINPTLQQIGTATNWQKISASSDMTIGLKTDGTVWGWGQNDQYEMGNNTCCANQLTPIQIGTANHWVDVETSLGASVFALKNDGTIWGWGLNLAGLLGNSTVMARSIPTQLNADTDWASIHVGAAHILALKTNGTLWSWGGGEYGQTGDNFPSSYYRDTPTQVGTSTWSKVFAGWKVSFGIKPDGTLWAWGLNDVGQLGIGNTTNQFTPVQVGTDTDWVDVVSGGAGNDQFTIATKSDGTVWAWGDNQGGQYGNGTVGNPVYVPTLMTGLCATLSATEFEQENVFTMYPNPAKDVVNLTYNLTVTNATVSIYDVTGRLIQNVALNSVTGSSELNVSSYPAGVYLVLVKQGAVVVSSSKLVVE; encoded by the coding sequence ATGCTTAAAAAAATTACTTTATTCTTTTTATGGGTATCTGCTTCTACTTATGGTCAATGTTTTGATGGTTTTCAGATAGGAAGCTATCATGTTGTCTCTATTAAATCAAATGGAACTTTATGGGGTTGGGGTGAGAGCGATGCTGGAAACTTAGGAAATACCAATTCCATAAATTCTTTCTCTTTTCAAATAGGGTCGTCTACTGATTGGTTAAAAGTAAGTGCTGGGGCATACAATACTTTTATTATTAAAAATAATGGTACTTTATGGGCTATGGGAGATGGAAGGTACGGACTATTAGGTAATGGTTCTACAACTACAATAAATCCTACATTGCAACAAATCGGTACCGCCACTAATTGGCAAAAAATTTCGGCGTCGAGTGATATGACTATTGGTTTAAAAACCGATGGGACTGTCTGGGGCTGGGGGCAAAATGATCAGTATGAAATGGGGAATAATACGTGTTGTGCCAATCAACTTACCCCCATTCAAATTGGTACAGCCAATCATTGGGTGGATGTTGAAACTAGTTTGGGTGCCTCTGTTTTTGCTTTAAAAAATGATGGCACTATTTGGGGGTGGGGATTGAATCTTGCAGGTTTATTAGGTAATAGTACTGTTATGGCACGAAGCATACCTACTCAATTGAATGCAGATACCGATTGGGCTAGTATTCATGTTGGCGCTGCCCATATTTTAGCCTTAAAAACCAATGGCACCTTGTGGTCTTGGGGGGGGGGGGAATATGGCCAAACAGGCGATAATTTCCCTTCATCTTACTATAGAGACACACCAACTCAAGTGGGTACAAGTACTTGGTCTAAAGTATTTGCTGGATGGAAAGTATCCTTTGGAATTAAACCTGATGGTACCCTTTGGGCTTGGGGACTTAATGATGTTGGACAATTAGGAATAGGCAACACCACTAATCAATTTACCCCCGTTCAAGTAGGTACTGATACCGACTGGGTTGATGTGGTTTCTGGAGGGGCTGGTAATGACCAGTTTACTATTGCTACCAAATCCGATGGTACGGTTTGGGCCTGGGGAGATAATCAAGGGGGGCAATATGGTAATGGTACTGTTGGCAATCCAGTTTATGTTCCTACCCTAATGACGGGGCTTTGTGCTACCTTAAGTGCTACTGAATTTGAACAAGAAAATGTTTTTACAATGTATCCTAATCCTGCTAAGGATGTGGTAAATTTAACTTATAATTTAACTGTTACCAATGCTACAGTTTCCATTTATGATGTAACGGGTAGGTTGATTCAAAATGTGGCTTTGAATTCTGTTACAGGAAGTAGTGAGCTGAATGTGAGTTCTTATCCTGCTGGGGTGTATTTGGTTTTGGTTAAGCAAGGTGCTGTGGTGGTTTCTAGTAGTAAGTTGGTTGTTGAGTAG
- a CDS encoding T9SS type A sorting domain-containing protein, with product MKSKLFYFLVVLTTNIYSQNPADIDLIIGSGYKGFSYVSVMKQQPDGKIVVGGYMAIGTQGLTGEASVVRFNTDGSIDTSFESPLLTYSGVLNDLVLQPDGKILVGGDFSLMNGVNSRQIIRLNTDGSKDNSFVPTIGGRVESIALQPDGKILIAGSSSTFINGHLQRYVFRLNADGTTDPTFDLGSIGFSFSATAVYKVVVQSDGKVIVGGYFNFFNSQPQGKLIRFNSDGTKDTSFDIGTGALNSNAVRDIELQPDGKILVSGGFTSWNGQPAGSIIRLNYDGSLDSSFFLAIPNAYAPDIALQQDGKIVAIGTYTVNGVLNRAVQLNSDGSLTNTLQNLRVGNAANCVAVQSDDKILIGGFLNSINGVAKNSLARLNTDGSLDMSFNLNTGLNDKVEAVAVQVDGKTILGGAFTTFEGISQNRIIRILDDGSKDLSFAIGSGFNNTIYTIVIQPDGKILVGGNFTQFNGVNTNSILRLNNDGTLDSSFAVSSGFNDYVKIILLQPDGKILIGGNFTTFNGQPQNYCVRLNNDGTLDNSFSVATAFNGRISCFGLQPDGKIIMGGNFTTFNGQTQNHLIRLNSDGTKDPSFEIGTGIPPSNHQHHVREIKILPNGNIYVLASAVWYNENSIKQPFRLFPNGTLDSSFVSSVTINGTTTIDALAVQQDGKIILGGDFYALNGINPNQRRLVRLNTDGSYDSGFDVGDGNPEHYGGLDPGICSEIVVMDDGKIWLAGSFFTYRSICSFSAIRLVGDTVVLSTPGFDANENEIILYPNPTKDIVTLQYDLTGTNATVAIFDVIGRLIQNVALNSVTGSSELNVSSYPAGVYLVLVKQGAAVVFSSKLVVE from the coding sequence ATGAAGTCAAAATTATTTTATTTTTTAGTTGTATTAACAACAAATATTTATTCTCAAAATCCTGCAGATATTGATTTGATCATCGGTTCTGGTTATAAAGGATTTAGTTATGTTTCTGTTATGAAACAACAACCTGATGGTAAGATAGTTGTTGGAGGCTATATGGCGATTGGAACACAAGGACTCACAGGGGAAGCTTCAGTTGTTCGATTTAATACTGATGGTAGCATTGATACTAGTTTTGAAAGTCCTCTTCTAACGTATAGTGGAGTTCTAAATGATCTTGTTTTGCAACCTGATGGTAAAATTCTGGTTGGTGGAGATTTCAGCTTAATGAATGGAGTTAATTCAAGGCAAATTATCCGATTAAATACCGATGGGAGTAAAGATAATAGTTTTGTACCTACTATAGGAGGTAGAGTAGAATCAATAGCTCTACAGCCTGATGGTAAAATTTTAATTGCTGGAAGTTCATCTACTTTCATTAATGGTCATCTTCAGCGATATGTATTTCGTTTAAATGCTGATGGTACTACAGATCCTACTTTTGATTTAGGTAGTATTGGTTTTTCGTTTTCAGCTACTGCTGTTTATAAAGTAGTGGTTCAATCAGATGGTAAAGTTATAGTGGGTGGTTATTTTAATTTTTTTAATAGTCAACCACAAGGAAAGTTAATTCGTTTTAATAGTGATGGCACTAAAGACACTTCTTTTGATATTGGAACAGGTGCTTTAAATTCTAACGCTGTTCGTGATATTGAATTACAACCTGATGGAAAAATATTAGTTAGTGGTGGCTTTACAAGTTGGAATGGTCAACCTGCGGGTTCAATAATTCGATTAAATTATGATGGTAGCTTAGATTCTAGTTTTTTTCTAGCTATTCCAAATGCCTATGCTCCTGATATTGCTTTACAGCAAGATGGTAAAATAGTTGCAATAGGAACTTACACCGTTAATGGGGTTCTTAATAGGGCTGTTCAACTAAATTCAGATGGTAGTTTAACTAACACTTTACAAAATCTACGTGTAGGAAATGCAGCAAATTGTGTAGCTGTTCAATCAGATGATAAAATTTTGATAGGAGGTTTTTTAAATAGTATCAATGGGGTGGCTAAAAATAGCCTTGCACGTCTTAACACAGATGGTTCACTTGATATGAGCTTTAATTTGAATACGGGTTTGAATGACAAAGTAGAAGCAGTAGCAGTCCAAGTGGATGGAAAAACAATATTAGGAGGTGCCTTTACAACTTTTGAAGGTATTTCGCAAAACAGAATTATACGAATTCTTGATGATGGGAGTAAAGATTTATCATTTGCAATAGGTTCTGGATTTAACAATACAATTTACACTATTGTAATTCAACCCGATGGAAAAATTCTTGTGGGGGGGAATTTTACACAATTTAATGGAGTAAATACTAATTCTATTTTACGTTTAAACAACGATGGTACATTAGATTCATCATTTGCTGTGAGTTCGGGCTTTAATGATTATGTTAAAATCATTCTTTTGCAGCCCGATGGAAAAATTTTGATAGGTGGAAATTTCACAACGTTTAATGGTCAACCTCAAAACTATTGTGTACGTTTAAATAATGATGGTACACTAGATAATTCTTTTTCTGTAGCTACTGCTTTTAACGGTAGAATTTCATGCTTTGGGCTGCAACCCGATGGAAAAATCATTATGGGAGGGAATTTTACAACTTTTAATGGACAAACTCAAAATCATTTGATTCGTTTAAATTCTGATGGCACAAAAGACCCTTCTTTTGAAATAGGTACAGGTATTCCACCTTCGAATCATCAACACCATGTTAGAGAGATTAAAATTTTACCAAATGGTAACATTTATGTACTTGCATCTGCAGTTTGGTATAACGAAAATTCGATTAAACAACCCTTTCGATTGTTTCCTAATGGTACTTTGGATTCTAGTTTTGTGAGTAGTGTTACAATTAATGGCACAACTACAATTGATGCACTAGCTGTTCAACAAGATGGAAAGATTATTTTAGGGGGTGATTTTTATGCTTTAAATGGTATAAACCCTAATCAAAGAAGACTAGTCCGTCTTAATACTGATGGTAGTTATGATAGTGGTTTTGATGTGGGTGATGGAAATCCCGAACATTATGGAGGTTTAGATCCTGGAATTTGTTCAGAAATTGTAGTTATGGATGATGGTAAAATTTGGTTGGCAGGAAGTTTTTTTACCTACAGAAGTATTTGTTCTTTTTCTGCTATTCGTTTAGTAGGAGATACGGTTGTTCTATCTACACCCGGTTTTGATGCTAATGAAAATGAAATTATATTGTATCCCAATCCTACTAAAGATATTGTAACCTTGCAATACGATTTAACTGGTACTAATGCAACTGTAGCCATTTTTGATGTAATTGGTAGGTTAATTCAAAATGTGGCTTTGAATTCTGTTACAGGAAGTAGTGAGCTGAATGTGAGTTCTTATCCTGCTGGGGTGTATCTGGTTTTGGTTAAGCAAGGAGCTGCGGTGGTTTTTAGTAGTAAGTTGGTTGTTGAGTAA
- a CDS encoding T9SS type A sorting domain-containing protein, producing MIYSGMTVPYQVTLSEETNQVVLLPSSFTLQPGQNVIQVTVIPQSPFNGGVLTWILQGTVPYKEVYELCITKFDVDVAGCDSTGKMASVDKNEVNSNPTSFSLYPNPAVTAVTLSYPIELEGAILEIYDLTGRSIAKKALSSADKEVILAIDSYPAGLYMLVVKQAATILWQNKLIIK from the coding sequence ATGATTTATAGTGGTATGACTGTTCCTTATCAAGTGACATTGAGTGAAGAGACGAATCAAGTAGTATTACTGCCTTCATCGTTTACTTTACAGCCAGGACAAAACGTAATTCAAGTAACCGTTATTCCCCAAAGTCCTTTTAACGGAGGCGTATTGACTTGGATTTTGCAAGGAACAGTTCCTTACAAAGAAGTATATGAATTGTGTATCACTAAATTTGATGTTGATGTTGCAGGATGTGATTCTACTGGAAAAATGGCAAGTGTAGATAAGAATGAAGTTAATTCTAACCCAACTAGTTTTAGTCTTTATCCTAATCCTGCCGTTACAGCCGTAACTCTTTCTTATCCTATAGAATTAGAAGGTGCCATATTGGAAATTTATGATTTGACAGGTAGAAGTATTGCTAAAAAAGCCTTATCTTCGGCTGATAAGGAAGTCATTTTAGCGATTGACTCTTATCCTGCTGGTCTGTATATGTTAGTTGTAAAACAAGCGGCTACTATCTTATGGCAAAATAAATTAATTATTAAATAA
- a CDS encoding T9SS type A sorting domain-containing protein, producing the protein MLKKITLFFLWVSASIYGQCYSGFNIGEYHVVSIKSDGTLWGWGSSDAGSLGNTNSINPSSFQIGTSTDWLKVSAGAYNTFIIKNNGTLWAMGDGRYGLLGNGSTTTINPTLQQIGSATNWQKISSSTQMTIGLKTDGTIWGWGQNDQYEMGNNTCCANQLIPIQIGTANHWVDIEGTSWGATVFALKNDGTIWGWGLNTAGLLADNTVMARSVPTQLNADTDWASIHVGAAHILALKTDGTLWSWGGEYGQTGDGLSPSLYRSYPRQVGTSTWSKVFAGWKVSFGIKPDGTLWAWGLNDVGQLGIGNTTNQFTPVQVGADTGWVDVVSGGAGNDQFTIATKSDGTVWVWGDNQGGQYGNGTVGNPVYVPTLMTGLCATLSVSEFQQENVFTMFPNPAKDVVTLQYDLALANATVAIYDVTGRLIQNVALNSFSGTNELNVSSYPAGVYLVLVKQGAAVVFSSKLVVE; encoded by the coding sequence ATGCTTAAAAAAATTACTTTATTCTTTTTATGGGTATCTGCTTCTATTTATGGTCAATGCTATAGTGGTTTTAATATTGGCGAATATCATGTTGTCTCTATTAAATCGGATGGCACATTATGGGGATGGGGTTCAAGTGATGCTGGAAGCTTAGGGAATACAAATTCCATAAATCCTTCCTCTTTTCAAATAGGAACGTCTACTGATTGGTTAAAAGTAAGTGCTGGAGCATACAATACTTTTATTATTAAAAATAATGGTACTTTGTGGGCTATGGGAGATGGAAGGTACGGACTATTAGGTAATGGTTCTACAACTACAATAAATCCTACTTTGCAACAAATCGGTAGCGCTACTAATTGGCAGAAGATATCCTCTTCAACTCAAATGACCATTGGATTGAAAACCGATGGCACTATTTGGGGCTGGGGGCAAAATGATCAGTATGAAATGGGGAATAATACGTGTTGTGCCAATCAACTTATACCCATTCAAATTGGCACAGCCAATCATTGGGTAGATATTGAAGGAACTAGTTGGGGTGCCACAGTTTTTGCTTTAAAAAATGATGGCACTATTTGGGGTTGGGGATTGAATACTGCAGGTTTATTAGCTGATAATACCGTTATGGCACGAAGTGTTCCCACTCAATTGAATGCAGATACTGATTGGGCGAGTATTCATGTTGGAGCCGCCCATATTTTAGCTTTAAAAACCGATGGCACCTTGTGGTCTTGGGGGGGGGAATATGGACAAACAGGAGATGGTTTGTCTCCTTCATTATATCGTTCGTATCCAAGACAAGTCGGTACAAGTACATGGTCAAAAGTATTTGCAGGTTGGAAAGTCTCGTTCGGAATTAAACCCGATGGTACTCTTTGGGCTTGGGGGCTTAATGATGTTGGACAACTTGGAATAGGCAACACCACTAATCAATTTACACCCGTTCAAGTGGGTGCTGATACTGGCTGGGTTGATGTGGTTTCTGGAGGGGCTGGTAATGACCAGTTTACCATTGCCACAAAATCCGATGGTACGGTTTGGGTATGGGGAGATAATCAAGGTGGGCAATATGGTAATGGTACCGTTGGAAATCCGGTTTATGTTCCTACCCTAATGACGGGGCTTTGTGCTACCTTAAGTGTCTCTGAATTTCAACAGGAAAATGTTTTTACGATGTTTCCTAATCCTGCTAAGGATGTGGTGACCTTACAATATGATTTAGCTTTAGCTAATGCTACTGTTGCCATTTATGATGTAACGGGTAGGTTAATTCAAAATGTAGCTTTAAATTCTTTTTCAGGAACTAATGAGCTGAATGTGAGTTCTTATCCTGCAGGGGTGTATTTGGTTTTGGTTAAGCAAGGAGCAGCTGTGGTTTTTAGTAGTAAGTTGGTTGTTGAGTAG